A single genomic interval of Fibrobacter sp. UWB4 harbors:
- a CDS encoding glycoside hydrolase family 9 protein, with protein MSIKKYLLALCATVGLTVAQQNLPTPYDLIRPVWPLTWDSTIFKTNFTPGPKRVSLPSKNTPEYYAPNEIITPDTLNQAYIDAMVIQISPIRVNQAGYRPQDAKKPVLYVGSATNFDVVNAKGEVVGKGSFTETLKSSVSSSLTIKASNNAQIEYGGDNRYTAKKAGPTGALKRGYLPDGLPENERLRIKVGNDYSSTFIVSDRVYSMLRDAVLKFYGINRSGNSESWFHKPSHLKDGSLANVDMTGGWYDCGDHLKESQTISYSLAQLAMTAAAYEDRDQDNYAFNQSEAQNTDNIPDMLREAKFGAEYVIKAYDAAKGVVSAMPVSIGEIGKDHGWWGSPEYQDNTLHDRGGPTARILRSDDNPGSDAELGSTASGNFAAGLAIVSKVWAKYDSTFAKKSLTVAKALYEYGKSKKKLTNSPAYSGGSTYHDEMGFAAVCLFYATADKTYLNDAVEEKSLAGGQTKKDFANSDKKGAGMFNGGWFAHKEASFLKSNAASDWASVFTSGLYAFYKLILETQEKASAYGLSEEQRMIYIEDVAFTMAANLAGVMKGGTTTLTLPAGQAGWIGSSISYDPIWGLTSPVNPAEWWTKYEAANIFELLAYYDVTKDLENVTMPQTGTVQNWKSDEILELALSHMNYYLGMNPWDVSLIYGVGDKNHAHPHHRGSNPEGKNVAGVISTYKYRPPVGGLGPGAVPTGMDDLTVHFNDYHLTENTCIDAVSNFLPAAVFLAKSEDLNRAPAISVEIRHVDVDSAIVFVKLDLGSFAYITYDTTETLKNPITASSETATNQHQIVLRDLKPGTTYYFYAMAKNPRSGNTSKKWLVDSTSTPFTFTTKNMNEPANIQNVAVCNVTADSAEIMWYTPNGEYDSKVYWDTLPHSSLNEYAFNTGDGNADISGIPTQFHYVKIGGLKERTTYYYAVESNGVYTNVNEKNEPLKFKTPVTQYKFEVRMSQYVWDPMPALEMNIINNEERPFDSLTIRLYMRATDAIYYDVGIRRDICQAYNEAAFNDTCSAATQKELDGLFRQTFPPEDRRHLRSDRRHVAMVLPHSARLNNHQILQQTQT; from the coding sequence ATGAGTATAAAAAAATATCTGCTGGCTTTGTGCGCTACAGTAGGCTTAACCGTAGCACAGCAGAACCTTCCCACGCCATACGATTTAATCAGGCCGGTTTGGCCGTTGACCTGGGACAGCACCATATTCAAGACTAATTTTACTCCAGGCCCAAAGCGTGTTTCTTTACCAAGCAAAAACACCCCGGAATACTATGCCCCAAACGAGATAATCACTCCGGATACATTGAACCAGGCGTACATCGACGCCATGGTCATCCAGATATCCCCCATACGTGTAAACCAGGCCGGTTACCGCCCACAGGACGCAAAAAAGCCGGTGCTATACGTCGGTTCAGCGACAAACTTCGATGTCGTCAATGCGAAAGGCGAAGTCGTTGGCAAAGGAAGCTTCACAGAAACACTCAAGAGTTCTGTTTCGTCATCCTTAACAATCAAGGCGTCGAACAACGCCCAAATAGAATACGGTGGCGATAACCGCTACACGGCAAAAAAGGCGGGACCTACAGGAGCTTTAAAGAGAGGCTATCTCCCCGACGGTCTCCCCGAAAACGAAAGATTGCGTATCAAGGTCGGAAACGATTATTCCTCCACATTTATCGTGAGCGACAGAGTTTACTCCATGCTTCGCGACGCGGTACTCAAGTTCTACGGAATCAACCGCAGCGGCAATTCGGAATCGTGGTTCCACAAACCAAGCCATCTGAAAGACGGCTCCCTAGCCAATGTAGATATGACCGGCGGCTGGTACGACTGTGGAGACCATCTTAAAGAAAGCCAAACTATCTCCTATAGCCTAGCACAGCTCGCCATGACGGCCGCCGCTTACGAAGACCGCGACCAGGACAACTACGCATTCAACCAAAGCGAAGCCCAAAATACAGACAACATCCCTGACATGCTCAGAGAAGCCAAATTCGGAGCCGAATACGTCATAAAGGCATACGATGCAGCCAAAGGCGTTGTATCGGCGATGCCAGTATCCATTGGCGAAATCGGCAAAGACCACGGATGGTGGGGTTCTCCAGAATACCAGGACAACACACTCCATGATAGAGGTGGTCCGACAGCTCGAATCTTGAGAAGCGATGACAACCCCGGAAGCGATGCAGAACTTGGAAGTACGGCCTCCGGAAACTTTGCCGCAGGCTTGGCCATAGTCTCCAAAGTTTGGGCTAAATACGATTCCACCTTTGCCAAAAAAAGCTTGACTGTGGCAAAAGCTCTTTATGAGTACGGCAAGTCCAAGAAAAAACTCACAAATTCACCGGCTTATAGCGGTGGATCCACATACCATGACGAAATGGGCTTTGCGGCTGTATGCCTTTTCTATGCAACCGCAGATAAAACTTATTTGAACGACGCCGTCGAAGAAAAATCCCTAGCAGGCGGCCAGACCAAGAAAGATTTCGCCAACAGCGACAAAAAAGGCGCAGGCATGTTCAATGGCGGATGGTTCGCGCACAAAGAAGCTTCTTTCTTGAAATCTAATGCCGCATCGGACTGGGCAAGCGTCTTTACAAGTGGCCTTTACGCCTTTTACAAGTTAATTCTGGAAACACAGGAAAAAGCGAGCGCTTACGGCCTTTCAGAAGAGCAAAGGATGATTTATATCGAAGACGTTGCCTTCACCATGGCGGCAAACCTCGCTGGGGTCATGAAGGGCGGCACCACGACATTAACTCTTCCTGCGGGGCAAGCCGGCTGGATCGGCTCCAGTATTTCATACGACCCCATCTGGGGACTTACAAGTCCAGTAAATCCAGCGGAGTGGTGGACCAAGTACGAAGCAGCCAACATTTTTGAACTTTTGGCGTATTACGACGTGACAAAGGACTTGGAAAATGTCACAATGCCACAAACAGGAACTGTTCAAAATTGGAAATCGGATGAAATCCTAGAACTCGCCCTTTCACACATGAACTATTATCTCGGCATGAACCCGTGGGATGTTTCCTTGATTTACGGCGTTGGCGACAAGAACCACGCCCATCCGCACCATCGCGGTTCAAACCCCGAAGGTAAAAACGTCGCTGGAGTCATCTCTACATACAAATATCGCCCACCCGTTGGAGGTTTAGGCCCGGGTGCAGTACCTACGGGAATGGACGACCTTACAGTTCATTTTAACGATTACCATCTGACAGAAAATACATGCATCGACGCCGTATCCAACTTCCTCCCCGCAGCAGTTTTTCTTGCGAAATCAGAGGATTTGAACAGAGCGCCCGCAATATCCGTTGAAATCCGCCACGTGGACGTTGATTCAGCTATTGTTTTTGTAAAGCTAGACTTGGGCAGTTTTGCCTATATCACTTACGACACAACGGAAACCTTAAAGAACCCGATAACAGCAAGTTCCGAAACAGCAACCAACCAGCACCAGATCGTGCTGCGTGATCTCAAGCCCGGAACAACTTACTACTTCTACGCCATGGCAAAGAATCCGCGAAGCGGAAATACTTCAAAAAAATGGCTAGTCGATAGCACTTCAACTCCGTTCACGTTTACAACGAAGAACATGAATGAACCTGCAAACATTCAAAATGTTGCCGTTTGCAATGTCACCGCCGACTCCGCCGAAATCATGTGGTACACGCCAAACGGCGAATATGACTCGAAAGTTTACTGGGATACGCTTCCGCATTCAAGCTTAAATGAATACGCATTCAACACTGGAGATGGCAACGCCGACATTTCTGGCATCCCGACGCAGTTCCACTACGTGAAAATTGGCGGACTCAAGGAAAGGACCACCTACTACTACGCCGTAGAAAGCAATGGCGTTTATACAAACGTCAATGAAAAGAACGAGCCGTTAAAGTTTAAAACGCCTGTAACGCAATACAAATTTGAAGTTCGAATGTCCCAATATGTCTGGGACCCGATGCCAGCCCTCGAAATGAACATTATCAATAACGAAGAGAGACCGTTTGACAGCTTAACAATTCGCCTCTACATGCGCGCTACAGACGCAATCTATTACGACGTAGGCATCAGGCGCGATATCTGCCAGGCTTACAACGAAGCAGCCTTCAACGACACATGCTCCGCGGCAACGCAAAAAGAGCTGGATGGATTGTTCCGCCAGACATTCCCCCCAGAAGATCGAAGACACCTACGATCCGACCGACGGCACGTGGCAATGGTACTTCCCCATTCCGCTAGGCTCAACAATCATCAAATCCTCCAGCAGACTCAGACTTGA
- a CDS encoding fumarate hydratase, translated as MAFKYEATVQHGEDTTEYVSLGKEGVSVAEFEGKKILKVSKEALTKIAQAAFEEVEFCLRPAHTAKVAKILQDPEASDNDKFVALTMLKNACVAAKGILPFCQDTGTAICVAHKGQQVWTGFDDAEAISEGVYNAYTTKNLRYSQIAPLSMYEEKNTGCNLPAQIDIHAEEGAEMKFLFVAKGGGSANKTYYWPMTKALLNPKSLEKFLAEKVKTLGTAACPPYHLAIVIGGTSAEMNTHMVKLASCGYLDDIPTSGSEGGRIFRDLEMEEKVLHICQKTGIGAQFGGKYLVHDVRVIRAPRHAASCPVSIGVSCSADRNIKAKIDENGLWLEKMEHHPENYIPAGNAVNLAPAIEIDLDRPMKEVLADLTKYPVKTRLSLKGTMIVARDMAHAKIAEIFDKQERGEELTDEEKTVLKVVSDHPIYYAGPAKTPAGMPTGSFGPTTANRMDPYVMRFQSKGASMIMVAKGNRSQDVTDACKKYGGFFLGSIGGPAAILAEQNILSNDIVAFPELGMEAIRKITIKDFPAFILVDDKGNNFFEGLI; from the coding sequence ATGGCATTCAAATACGAAGCTACCGTCCAGCACGGTGAAGATACAACCGAATACGTAAGTCTCGGCAAGGAAGGCGTTTCTGTCGCCGAATTCGAAGGCAAGAAGATTCTCAAGGTTTCCAAGGAAGCTTTGACGAAGATTGCCCAGGCTGCTTTCGAAGAAGTGGAATTCTGCCTCCGTCCGGCCCACACGGCGAAGGTCGCCAAGATTCTCCAGGATCCGGAAGCTTCGGATAACGACAAGTTTGTCGCCCTCACCATGCTCAAGAACGCCTGCGTTGCCGCGAAGGGCATTCTCCCGTTCTGCCAGGACACCGGTACGGCTATTTGCGTTGCCCACAAGGGCCAGCAGGTCTGGACGGGCTTTGACGATGCCGAAGCTATTTCTGAAGGTGTCTATAACGCCTACACCACCAAGAACCTCCGCTACAGCCAGATTGCACCGCTCTCTATGTACGAAGAAAAGAACACGGGTTGCAACCTGCCTGCCCAGATCGACATCCACGCCGAAGAAGGTGCCGAAATGAAGTTCCTCTTTGTGGCAAAGGGCGGTGGCTCTGCCAACAAGACTTACTACTGGCCGATGACCAAGGCGCTCCTCAACCCGAAGTCCTTGGAAAAGTTCCTCGCCGAAAAGGTGAAGACTCTCGGTACAGCCGCTTGCCCTCCGTACCACCTCGCTATCGTGATTGGCGGTACCTCTGCCGAAATGAACACGCACATGGTGAAGCTCGCTAGCTGCGGCTACCTCGACGATATTCCGACGAGCGGTTCCGAAGGCGGCCGTATTTTCCGCGACCTCGAAATGGAAGAAAAGGTTCTGCACATCTGCCAGAAGACGGGCATTGGCGCCCAGTTCGGTGGCAAGTACCTGGTACACGATGTTCGCGTGATTCGCGCTCCGCGTCATGCTGCAAGCTGCCCGGTTTCTATCGGCGTGAGCTGCTCTGCTGACCGCAACATCAAGGCCAAGATTGACGAAAACGGCCTTTGGCTCGAAAAGATGGAACACCATCCGGAAAACTACATCCCGGCTGGCAACGCAGTGAACCTCGCTCCGGCTATCGAAATTGACCTTGACCGTCCGATGAAGGAAGTGCTCGCTGACCTCACCAAGTATCCGGTGAAGACGCGTCTCTCCCTCAAGGGCACGATGATCGTGGCTCGCGACATGGCCCACGCCAAGATCGCTGAAATCTTCGACAAGCAGGAACGCGGCGAAGAACTCACGGACGAAGAAAAGACCGTGCTCAAGGTCGTTTCTGACCACCCGATTTACTACGCTGGTCCGGCAAAGACTCCGGCAGGTATGCCGACAGGTAGCTTTGGCCCGACGACGGCTAACCGCATGGACCCGTACGTGATGCGCTTCCAGAGCAAGGGTGCTTCGATGATCATGGTCGCTAAGGGCAACCGCTCTCAGGATGTTACCGACGCTTGCAAGAAGTACGGTGGATTCTTCCTCGGCTCTATCGGCGGTCCGGCAGCCATCCTCGCTGAACAGAACATTCTGTCCAACGACATCGTGGCATTCCCGGAACTCGGCATGGAAGCCATCCGTAAGATCACGATCAAGGACTTCCCCGCATTCATCCTCGTGGATGACAAGGGTAACAACTTCTTCGAAGGACTTATTTAG